From the genome of Medicago truncatula cultivar Jemalong A17 chromosome 2, MtrunA17r5.0-ANR, whole genome shotgun sequence:
gagtccttcaaaaaaatatagaatattagaatttttggaaaggaattaatcaaaagaagaaagtttaaattatttctaaaattaaaaggtGGGTCACTTGATCAAGCATGTGAGCACTTAATGAGTTTATGGGAGCCGTTAGATTAAAACCGTATTAATGGCTAGGatttggtgtcatttgatcatatccctatatatatatatatatagaaaataaattatactattttttggtaaaaaataaagtgctattttttttttggtaaaaaataaagtgatattttttactattgaaatattcatgtacATTTTCTGATATTAAATTAtgccaaaaaaaatctttgaataCATTGAATTATCCATATTCGTTTCTTTAATTGTAAATTTCAGatattttgtcattaaaaaaaatccaatttttaagttaagtaactaatttaaataaatgGTCTATTATCATCAATTTTATAGTAACAAACCAAGacacttccctaaaaaaaaaacatgacgCTATATTTCCTTTTTGGATTAAACCAAAGATACTTGCTCTAATCCACCATGAGAATTACGTCACAATTACAATCTTTTCATCTCtaaaaatttgtataaataCAACACCAACAAAACCATTTAGCATTACGAAAGTAATTACCACTAAGAACCAAAATGTGTTCATTTTCTCTATGGTTTGTTTTGGGATTAATAGTCATTGTGGGTAGTCACGTTGCACAAGCACAAGACTCACCAGCAGACTACGTGAATGCTCACAACAAAGCAAGATCTGCAgttgattcattcattaaaattcCAAACATTGTTTGGGACAACGAAGTTGCTGCTTATGCACAGAACTATGCTAATCAACGCAAGGATTGTAAACCGATACCCTCCAATGGTGGTGGTCGTTATGGCAAGAATATTGCGGTGAGCACTGGCTACATAAGTGGCACACAAGCAGTGAAGGGTTGGGCGGATGAAAAACCACACTTTGATAACTATCTTAACAAATGTTTTGATGGTGAATGTCATCATTTTACCCAGGTTGTTTGGTCAGGTTCACTACGTCTTGGATGTGGCAAAGTGAAATGTAATAATGGTGGAACATTTGTTACTTGTAATTATTATCCCCCAGGTAACATTCCTGGCCAATTACCGTACCAATAAGGTCTGGTTCAGATCAAGAAAATGTATGAAATAAgtctataaaattttctttaataaattattttcatatatatttgctttcaatttaatttcatgATATTCGTTCGCTTTGTCACCATTGTAGTAATTTTAtagttgtatgctattaacttgagTGATGTGAGATCACTTGACTTGGTCTCGTAGTGTCACCTAGCTTATGttgttcttattctctctttctttaAATTGTATATGTGTTGTTAACATTGTATGAAGAGCATGGTTTGATCCTCTTTTGAACCACTAATCGTTTCCACCGTCGAATTCCAAAAGCTTGGGATTGTTTTTGGTTTGTCTTTTGAATATTCGTTATATATATTGATAGTGATTTAGTTCTCTTGATTTGTTATGTTGGTTGTTGCTCTATTGAATGTCGCCgttttttatttgggtttgCAAGATATTTATTCGTCTATTTGCTGGAGCTATTTCTCTCATTTGATTTTGTTCTAAGTGTGgttggtgaattttttttttttaatttatcggTGTTGTTCGGTAATTTGCTCGGTATTCTTTTAGAAGACTAAAAGCGTTTGTTTTTTTTCGTCCATTGATTGAtcgaattttttgttttttattgggTGCCAGTTTGATAAAATCTTCAGTGGCATTACAACTTGATTAAAGATAAGGGATAGCAAATAATTATAGAGAGAAGAAAGATTGTAAAAATAAAGATGAACGAAGTTTGTTTACATAGGAGAAAAATTCATGGACATTGTGCATTAGTGGCAGGACTTGGTCGGacgaaaaaaatttgaatttttaaattttttgccGCCTTACATTTGCAACGGCTTACGTTTGcggtaaaattaattttttttatcttatatttgaATCACCTTTTGCTTGCcgcaaattttttaaataaaattccaCCTTATATTTACGGCGACTTTTGTCCGCCGCAAAATCTAGATAAGTTAACGCATCAGAAAGAGACAAGCAAACAGACAAAACATCAGCGTTTGATAGGTTAGCCACCACTAAAACCCCAATTTTCAGTGCTCAATAATAAACCTTCAATTGTTATGCAAAATCCTGAAAAATTTCAGGGCTCTCATACCAAAAATGTGGGGGGGGGAGGGGGCAAAACCAAGTAGCGATGAGAAGACAAATTTTAGGAGGAACAAAGGCAAGACCATTGTGAAAGAAGGTATAACTTCATTGGAAAGCATAGTCAAACATAATGGGGAGATAATTTCCACTCGAGTTCATCCTCATCTGAACACACAGGAAGAACGAGGGATAGTAAAGGTCAAGGGTGCAACATCGCGGGTGACAACTTTGCCTAGCACATAGAAAAGAAGGTAGCAGAGGAACCAATCATTgcaaagatgaagaaaactcTTCAGCTAATTGATAATCTTCATAGTCAACGAGGAAGAAATTTCATTGTCTAGGGTGATGGAAGGTCTTGATAAAGCATTCTCGTTAACCGATGAACATGACCACCCCAAATGCACAAAATCTGACGctaatatcatttaaaaaatccaGCCCTTGCATTTGAGTGGGGCCTTGGCCACCGCAAGGGCTAATACCCGCCACAAAGATTGGCAAGAAAAACAAGGTATTCTTATAATGATGATAGACATTGATCTTTTTCCATCCACGGACATGACCCTAATATCATAGTCTAAACCCACATGTTTGGAACAATTGGGAAAAGGAATAAAGTGATCAACCAAGTTTGACGGTCTAAATTCATATCAATAAACTCATCACAAGGAGACAAGCAAACATGAGATAGATAGAATAGGCACTACCTTTCTATCTATCGctcatgtattttattttctctctcatattttccTTCCATATTTTTCCacacttttcttctttctctcattTGTTTTAGCTTAAAGTCGCTCCAAAGGTAGATACTCTAAAGCTAGACGGTCCTATTCGATCAAACTATAATCGAATagccattaaaaaaatactcaaattatatatataaatataatatagatatgtatatatacactattttttggtaaaaaataaagtattatttttattattgaaattttcatgtacatttttttatattgaattatgccaaaaaaaaaaatatttgaatattgaaTTGTCCATATTCCTTtctttaattatgaatttttcagatattttgtcattaaaaaaatccaatttttaagTTGCgtaactaatttaaataaaggctaaaatatggttttggtacttgcaaatatgtctcgttttggttttagtccctgcaaaatttttttgttgtttttggtccctgcaaatatgtctcattttggttttggtccctggctccacttttgtgataatttgcacacgtggcacatgatgactgaaccatttattagagaaatagtccctgcaaaagcTTTTGATGTtgtaaaaggtccctgcaaaatattttgtttttggaaatagtccctgcagggacgatttccaaaaaaataatattttgcagggaccaaaaacaacaaattttttttacagggactaaaaccaaaacgaggcatatttgcagggaccaaaaccatattttagccttaaataAATGATCTATTATCAATTTTGTAGTAACAAATCAAGaaacttccctaaaaaaaaccaaGACACAATATTTCCTTTTTGGATTAAACAAAGAGTGTTGCTATGGCACGAGGGATTCAACACACAAAAGCCCTAAGACTTGTTCAATCCTATCTGATTTACTTTATTAATGGATTTCTTTCTAGTTTATTGACACTTTTGTATTTTGTATATAGTTGTTTAtcggtgtttttggtaaacaagcTAAGAGGGTTGGTTTTGGTTATTACTACATGATCAAACCAGAGATCCTAAGTGCAATCTTTTCCAAAAAGTGTGTGAGTGCAATCTTTTTCCATAAAGTGTGTGAGTGTTTGTCATATTCATAGTTTGATTTATGAACAAGATGATTGTTGAGTATGAAAATGGGTGTCTTTCGAcagaaaaaagtaaaagactttaaaagttttaaacgcataaaattaaagaaaaggtaaattgcattgcattaatGTAAAGATGGTTCGACAAATCAAATTACATACATTCCGTATGACTCTTTTCTCTAGACATCGGTACTTCGAGTGCTAGAATTCTATAAGTGATTTGCGACCCATTTTTCGAATGAAAAACTTCTATTTATAAATAGTAAGATGACTGAAAAAGCTAACTGCCACGAACAACACTTCTTTCATCGAAAACTGCTTGTCCCCCACGTTTTCACTAAGGAAACCGCTGcttttgaattcaaattttctCCTCTTTGACAACAATTGATTGGCTTCGACCAGTTTACGTCTTTGACTCATGTCTTGTCGAATTTCGAAGCTGTAAAACTCTTCCAAACAATAAATACAGATCATGTCAAAATCCTCATTCCAATGAAAAAGATTTTGTTTTCTGAAAAGACAAAAGTCAACATACTTTGACTACATTAATTGAGCGTGATACAAGCTAACAATGTTACCAAGGCAATAGCACACATAATCCACCTTCCATAATTATTGGTGA
Proteins encoded in this window:
- the LOC11424913 gene encoding pathogenesis-related protein 1, encoding MCSFSLWFVLGLIVIVGSHVAQAQDSPADYVNAHNKARSAVDSFIKIPNIVWDNEVAAYAQNYANQRKDCKPIPSNGGGRYGKNIAVSTGYISGTQAVKGWADEKPHFDNYLNKCFDGECHHFTQVVWSGSLRLGCGKVKCNNGGTFVTCNYYPPGNIPGQLPYQ